From the genome of Uranotaenia lowii strain MFRU-FL chromosome 1, ASM2978415v1, whole genome shotgun sequence, one region includes:
- the LOC129739079 gene encoding neutral ceramidase-like has protein sequence MTTQTLNNNNNKSRWRRRGHRWNVASIFLVLMLALFSVSTVVDATYRIGVGRADCTGPPVEIGFMGYAEFSQRGHGIHLRQFSRAFIFEDEHEERVVFVSADAGMMGHAVKRDVVDLLQKRYGDVYRMDNVVMSGTHSHSVPSGFLMSFLYDIASLGFVPQNFNALVEGIALSIVRAHEGMRDGRIFVSEIEVKEANINRSPSAYENNPKEERARYKDYTDKKLVQLRFEDPGTGEIFGAVNWFAIHPTSMNKTNCYVSSDNVGYASILIEQEMDPGSLPGKGAFVGAVAASNLGDVSPNIMGPKCQRSGLPCDLLTSSCPSGQGLCIASGPGKDMFESTRIIGRRIHAAASELLKSRGGREIRGPIGYAHQFIDMTKTEVPYFNRTSGQTESVRGCFPAMGYSFAAGTTDGPGAFDFRQAMLKDTAFWNAARDFIAVPTDEDIACHAPKPILIASGRTTFSYETQPKIVPVQVLQVGSFVIAAVPAEFTTMSGRRLREAIEETSLQAGGKRVQVVIAGLSNMYTSYVATPEEYAIQRYEGASTLYGPHTLTIYLHHFRKLMEAIVSGVKLPDEGPEPPFEDYKQITLSTGVVFDGHPFRMYFGDIQEQPKEIYEKGDTVKAVFVAGNPRNNLMHEKSYFTVEKLDDQGQWKVVANDASWETKFRWIRKSTLVAYSDVEFEWETGPETEEGTYRIQHFGYWRYILGGTYPYNGTTRNFSIL, from the exons ATGACGACGCAGACGTtgaacaataacaacaacaagaGTCGATGGCGTCGTCGTGGACATCGGTGGAATGTGGCGTCGATTTTCCTGGTGCTCATGTTGGCCCTTTTCAGCGTCTCGACGGTGGTCGATGCCACCTATCGGATTGGCGTCGGAAGGGCAGATTGTACCGGACCTCCGGTTGAGATTGGATTC ATGGGCTACGCAGAGTTCAGCCAACGAGGTCACGGAATCCATCTGCGTCAATTTTCCCGGGCCTTCATCTTCGAGGACGAACACGAAGAGCGGGTAGTGTTCGTGAGCGCGGATGCGGGCATGATGGGCCACGCGGTGAAACGAGATGTGGTAGATTTACTACAGAAACGGTACGGAGATGTTTATCGGATGGACAACGTGGTCATGAGCGGGACTCATAGCCATAGCGTTCCTTCGGGGTTCTTGATGTCGTTTTTGTATGACATTGCTTCGTTGGGATTTGTACCGCAGAACTTTAATGCGCTCGTGGAGGGGATCGCGTTGAGCATTGTGAGAGCTCACGAGGGGATGAGAGATGGTCGGATCTTCGTATCGGAGATCGAGGTTAAAGAAGCGAATATAAATCGGAGTCCTAGCGCTTATGAGAATAACCCGAAGGAAGAACGTGCTCGATATAAGGATTATACCGATAAGAAGTTGGTTCAGCTGAGATTTGAGGATCCGGGAACAGGGGAGATTTTTGGAGCAGTTAATTGGTTCGCCATTCATCCGACGTCTATGAACAAGACCAATTGCTACGTATCGAGTGACAATGTTGGGTACGCCTCGATCTTGATCGAGCAGGAGATGGATCCAGGGAGTTTGCCCGGGAAGGGGGCGTTTGTAGGGGCTGTTGCAGCGTCGAATTTAGGGGATGTATCGCCGAATATAATGGGACCTAAGTGTCAGCGATCGGGACTACCATGTGACCTGTTGACGTCTTCCTGTCCCAGTGGACAGGGTCTTTGCATCGCTTCCGGCCCGGGAAAGGATATGTTCGAGAGTACCCGGATCATTGGGAGGAGGATTCATGCGGCGGCTTCG GAACTGCTCAAATCCCGAGGAGGTCGGGAAATCCGAGGGCCGATTGGCTACGCCCATCAGTTCATCGACATGACTAAGACGGAGGTTCCTTACTTCAACCGAACGTCTGGACAAACGGAATCCGTTAGAGGATGTTTCCCGGCCATGGGGTATAGTTTTGCAGCGGGTACCACAGATGGTCCGGGGGCCTTTGATTTCCGGCAGGCGATGCTGAAGGATACGGCTTTTTGGAATGCAGCTAGGGATTTTATAGCGGTTCCAACGGATGAGGACATCGCTTGTCATGCTCCGAAACCCATATTGATTGCAAGTGGGAGGACAACATTCAGCTACGAGACGCAACCGAAGATTGTTCCGGTGCAGGTCCTGCAAGTGGGATCATTTGTGATAGCTGCGGTTCCTGCGGAGTTTACAACGATGTCGGGTAGGAGGTTGAGAGAGGCCATTGAGGAAACTTCCTTACAAGCTGGTGGAAAAAGGGTTCAGGTCGTGATCGCCGGTTTGTCGAACATGTATACAAGTTATGTGGCTACTCCCGAAGAATACGCTATTCAGAGGTATGAGGGAGCGTCAACTTTATACGGACCTCACACCTTGACGATCTACTTGCATCACTTCCGGAAGCTGATGGAAGCAATTGTAAGTGGAGTGAAGTTGCCCGATGAAGGGCCGGAACCTCCCTTTGAGGATTACAAACAGATAACGCTCTCTACCGGAGTAGTTTTCGATGGGCATCCATTCCGAATGTACTTTGGAGACATTCAGGAACAACCCAAGGAAATCTACGAGAAAGGGGATACTGTGAAGGCCGTTTTTGTGGCCGGCAACCCAAGAAACAATCTGATGCACGAGAAGAGTTACTTCACGGTGGAAAAGTTGGATGACCAGGGTCAATGGAAGGTGGTGGCCAATGATGCCAGTTGGGAGACGAAGTTTCGCTGGATTCGGAAATCGACCCTAGTGGCGTATAGCGACGTCGAGTTCGAGTGGGAAACGGGACCGGAGACTGAGGAAGGAACCTACCGGATACAGCACTTTGGGTACTGGAGATACATTCTGGGTGGAACCTACCCGTACAATGGGACTACAAGGAATTTTAGCATTTTGTAG